The Saccharopolyspora gloriosae genome has a segment encoding these proteins:
- a CDS encoding TraR/DksA family transcriptional regulator, translating into MDEPTTGSTEPAPARELLAAERAGALERIESLRRQLTSIREVSTWTGADDEHDPEGATIAYERAQLQGLLTDAERELEALDRATARLDEGSYGHCERCGGTIGPERLEALPATPTCITCATRP; encoded by the coding sequence ATGGACGAGCCGACCACCGGCAGCACCGAACCCGCCCCGGCACGGGAACTGCTGGCCGCCGAACGCGCCGGTGCGCTGGAGCGGATCGAGTCCCTGCGGCGGCAACTGACCTCCATCCGCGAGGTCTCCACCTGGACGGGCGCCGACGACGAGCACGATCCGGAAGGCGCGACCATCGCCTACGAACGAGCCCAGCTGCAGGGCCTGCTCACCGACGCCGAGCGGGAACTGGAAGCACTGGACCGAGCCACGGCCCGCCTGGACGAGGGCAGCTACGGCCACTGCGAACGCTGCGGCGGAACCATCGGCCCCGAACGCCTGGAGGCCCTGCCCGCCACCCCCACCTGCATCACCTGCGCCACCCGCCCCTGA
- a CDS encoding ESX secretion-associated protein EspG, which produces MIPGGVVDEAVGARFGLVELDLLATHAGVPCPFPLRVPSFGRIGGEREVLLNTAGQTLNLRGLADDSGPTGLAADLVAALREHRGTVDLVLSGPGGTTGVAALIYRSSALILRRELGADPADVVTVHRVAEGSLLRELLAMVPELDGVRALPITLPARAVEAANGLIADVGHDAERQRLLRDLVREHGGDPAQLDHLIKLLPKVRGQGQLGATERNRGGATVRAGGELSWVDGPRGRVRIGRNGDWVSINPLREADLATAFGELIAATRPTR; this is translated from the coding sequence GTGATCCCGGGCGGCGTCGTGGACGAGGCGGTGGGCGCGCGGTTCGGGCTCGTCGAGCTGGACCTGCTCGCCACGCATGCCGGAGTGCCGTGCCCGTTCCCGTTGCGGGTGCCGTCGTTCGGCCGCATCGGCGGCGAACGCGAAGTGCTGTTGAACACGGCCGGGCAGACCTTGAACCTGCGCGGCCTGGCCGATGACTCCGGGCCGACGGGGCTCGCGGCGGACCTGGTCGCCGCGCTGCGGGAACATCGGGGAACGGTCGACCTGGTGCTGAGCGGGCCGGGTGGCACGACGGGCGTGGCGGCGCTGATCTACCGGTCTTCGGCGCTGATCCTGCGGCGCGAGCTCGGTGCCGACCCGGCCGACGTGGTGACGGTGCACCGGGTGGCGGAGGGCTCACTGCTGCGGGAACTGCTCGCCATGGTGCCCGAACTGGACGGCGTCCGGGCGTTGCCGATCACGCTTCCCGCGCGAGCGGTCGAAGCCGCGAACGGGCTCATCGCCGACGTCGGCCACGATGCCGAGCGGCAACGCCTGCTGCGGGATCTGGTGCGCGAGCACGGTGGCGATCCGGCGCAGCTCGATCACCTCATCAAACTGCTGCCGAAGGTGCGCGGCCAGGGACAGTTGGGCGCGACGGAGCGGAATCGTGGCGGCGCCACCGTCCGCGCGGGTGGCGAACTGTCCTGGGTGGACGGACCGAGGGGGCGGGTCCGGATCGGTCGCAACGGCGACTGGGTCAGCATCAACCCGCTGCGCGAGGCGGACTTGGCCACCGCCTTCGGCGAACTCATCGCCGCGACCCGCCCCACCAGGTGA
- a CDS encoding GNAT family N-acetyltransferase has translation MAWTRTPQDISFSTFDLNWGFFALRLIDIRADVTLLRRWLLDPRTSSWSPGRSMKVRQLLETMLLTPERQVFLGFRDDVPSFLFETFPPEYGSPGKRSGAVGVRLLASPTGDENPELATAILRTIVKMVLSDPDTDRVLLESDVTNARMPRIAAGFHSEQRTTARGTEVCVSICTRADVEEEYRLEAAG, from the coding sequence ATGGCTTGGACCAGGACCCCGCAGGACATCTCGTTCAGCACGTTCGACCTGAACTGGGGTTTCTTCGCCCTGCGGCTCATCGACATTCGCGCCGACGTGACGCTGCTGCGCAGGTGGCTGCTGGATCCGCGGACCTCGTCGTGGTCACCGGGTCGGTCGATGAAGGTGCGGCAGCTGCTCGAAACGATGCTGCTGACGCCGGAACGCCAGGTGTTCCTGGGATTCCGCGACGACGTCCCGTCCTTCCTGTTCGAGACCTTCCCGCCCGAGTACGGCTCGCCGGGCAAGCGCTCCGGAGCGGTCGGCGTGCGACTGCTCGCCTCCCCCACCGGAGACGAGAATCCGGAGCTGGCCACGGCGATCCTGCGCACGATCGTCAAGATGGTCCTCAGCGATCCCGACACCGATCGGGTGCTGCTCGAATCGGACGTCACCAATGCGCGAATGCCCCGGATCGCGGCGGGATTCCACTCCGAGCAGCGGACCACCGCACGCGGCACCGAAGTCTGCGTCAGCATCTGCACCCGCGCGGACGTCGAGGAGGAGTACCGGCTGGAAGCGGCGGGGTGA
- a CDS encoding BTAD domain-containing putative transcriptional regulator, giving the protein MPPVQVNGPPVSAECGLSFTVLGPLRAWRGATPLDLGPVRQQALLTALLLRPDVTVSRQQLLDAVWGEEPPGTGLKVVPSYVYRVRKSLGGDPVISGDRGGYRFHGDRVRVDSVLLEDFAAQARAAQRAGDLAAAVELCAAALALFAGEPLAGLPGPFVAGQRRRWTERRIALAQQKAEWELRLGRHAEAVEELSTLLAAHPDNETLAALLMRALHDGGRRADALAVYAELRHRLVEELGVEPGAETRRAQQAVLLGEDAAPRATVQRGTARDELPADVGDLVGRDRELALLTASAGGAAVTVDAVDGVAGSGKTALAVTAARALRAERSGGCLFVDLHGHSEVRDALAPQRVLRRLLRAVGVDDSAIPDDLDELAAWWRSATIPLRLLLILDDASSSEQVRPLLPAGAGSSVLVTSRRRLTGLDVRRRISLGPLDVDAAQGLLGGIVGTPSTDRERAAARELARLCGRLPLALRIAGARLQHRPMWTLEDLVSRLSDDGARLGELTAGDRSVEAAFRLSYQRIPGIEQRAFRALSRAPSAELDRLAMAAMLDCPPAQAGQVLENLVDANLVQQPAVDRYRLHDLVAVFARRLAAEHQSETAAADVRLLELHLTAARRAVDWKRARRPDERCSRATPFSGVRDAVEWLNSAGDLSDVVSHAVATGNVDHACLIAEAGVDYLLRRGRVHECRAVVEIALEHLADAGERRMVAALRFWLGCVELVQGRQEQARCCFRDALHAARNLGDRWEESRALGALGVVAGLTGAKDEAVDALSEALEAAVELGDDWLIERADSYLGYLQHVDQRHDEALERFERIHALGEKLGSAAMMARALCYSGSVHLVVGRFGEAVTALRQAVDSAEELGDLVLYAGSLSRLGSAEYELGDPAGALDSQRRALEAFPADGPGSVELEMHQRLAETCLREGRRNEAQEHFRSALTLADLTGTTDSIGGLREVFL; this is encoded by the coding sequence ATGCCGCCGGTTCAGGTGAACGGCCCACCGGTGTCCGCCGAGTGCGGACTGAGCTTCACCGTCCTCGGCCCCTTGCGAGCGTGGCGCGGTGCGACGCCGCTGGACCTCGGGCCGGTCCGCCAGCAGGCGTTGCTCACCGCGTTGCTGCTGCGGCCGGACGTCACGGTCAGCAGGCAGCAGCTGCTCGACGCGGTGTGGGGCGAGGAGCCGCCGGGTACCGGGCTCAAGGTCGTGCCGAGCTACGTCTACCGGGTGCGCAAGAGTCTCGGTGGCGACCCCGTCATCAGCGGCGACCGCGGTGGATACCGGTTCCACGGTGACCGGGTGCGGGTGGATTCGGTGCTGCTGGAGGACTTCGCGGCGCAAGCCCGCGCGGCGCAGCGGGCAGGTGATCTGGCGGCGGCGGTGGAACTGTGCGCCGCTGCGCTCGCGTTGTTCGCGGGCGAGCCGCTCGCCGGGCTGCCCGGTCCGTTCGTGGCGGGCCAGCGGCGCCGCTGGACCGAGCGGCGGATCGCGCTCGCGCAGCAGAAGGCCGAGTGGGAGCTGCGGCTCGGCCGCCACGCCGAGGCCGTGGAGGAGTTGTCCACGCTGCTCGCGGCGCACCCCGACAACGAGACTCTGGCCGCGCTGCTGATGCGCGCGCTGCACGACGGTGGCCGGCGGGCCGACGCGCTGGCGGTCTACGCCGAACTGCGCCACCGGCTGGTGGAGGAACTGGGCGTCGAACCGGGCGCGGAGACCCGGCGCGCGCAGCAGGCGGTGCTGCTCGGTGAGGACGCCGCGCCTCGTGCGACCGTCCAGCGCGGGACCGCGCGCGACGAGCTCCCGGCCGATGTCGGCGACCTGGTCGGCCGTGATCGTGAGCTGGCGCTGCTCACCGCGTCGGCGGGCGGCGCGGCCGTCACGGTCGACGCCGTGGACGGCGTGGCGGGCTCCGGGAAGACCGCGCTCGCCGTGACGGCCGCACGGGCGTTGCGCGCCGAACGCTCCGGCGGCTGCCTGTTCGTGGATCTGCACGGCCACAGCGAGGTGCGCGATGCGTTGGCGCCGCAGCGGGTGCTGCGGAGACTGCTGCGGGCCGTGGGCGTGGATGACAGCGCCATCCCGGATGATCTCGACGAGCTCGCGGCGTGGTGGCGATCGGCGACGATTCCGCTGCGGCTGCTGCTGATCCTCGACGACGCGTCGAGCTCCGAGCAAGTCCGTCCGCTGCTGCCGGCCGGAGCCGGGAGCAGCGTGCTGGTGACCAGCCGCAGACGGCTGACCGGGCTGGACGTGCGGCGCCGGATCTCGTTGGGGCCGCTGGACGTGGACGCGGCGCAGGGACTGCTCGGCGGCATCGTCGGCACCCCGTCGACGGATCGGGAGCGGGCCGCGGCCCGGGAACTGGCCCGGTTGTGCGGGCGGCTGCCGCTGGCGCTGCGCATCGCCGGGGCAAGACTGCAACACCGTCCGATGTGGACATTGGAGGACCTGGTCTCCCGGCTCTCCGACGATGGCGCCCGGCTCGGCGAGCTGACAGCGGGGGATCGGAGCGTGGAAGCGGCGTTTCGCCTGTCGTACCAACGAATTCCCGGCATCGAGCAACGGGCTTTCCGGGCGCTGAGCCGAGCACCGTCCGCCGAGCTGGACCGCCTCGCGATGGCGGCGATGCTGGACTGCCCGCCCGCACAAGCCGGTCAGGTGCTGGAGAACCTGGTGGACGCGAACCTGGTGCAGCAACCCGCCGTCGACCGGTACCGGCTGCACGATCTGGTCGCCGTGTTCGCGCGGCGGCTCGCCGCGGAGCACCAGTCCGAGACCGCGGCCGCCGACGTCCGGCTGCTCGAACTCCACCTGACCGCGGCCCGCCGCGCCGTCGACTGGAAGCGCGCGAGACGCCCCGACGAGCGGTGTTCCCGCGCGACGCCGTTCAGCGGGGTTCGGGACGCCGTGGAATGGCTGAACTCGGCGGGCGACCTGTCCGACGTGGTCTCGCACGCCGTGGCCACCGGAAACGTGGACCACGCGTGCCTGATCGCCGAGGCCGGCGTCGACTACCTGCTGCGGCGGGGACGGGTCCACGAATGCCGGGCAGTCGTGGAGATCGCCCTGGAACACCTCGCGGATGCCGGTGAGCGGCGAATGGTCGCGGCGCTGCGTTTCTGGCTCGGCTGCGTCGAACTCGTCCAGGGCCGCCAGGAACAGGCGCGCTGCTGCTTCCGCGACGCGCTGCACGCCGCCAGGAACCTCGGCGACCGCTGGGAGGAATCGCGCGCCCTGGGCGCCTTGGGCGTGGTGGCCGGATTGACCGGGGCGAAGGACGAAGCGGTCGATGCGTTGAGCGAAGCGCTCGAGGCGGCTGTTGAGCTGGGCGACGATTGGCTGATCGAGCGCGCGGACTCGTACCTCGGCTACCTCCAGCACGTCGACCAGCGCCACGACGAGGCCCTCGAGCGCTTCGAGCGCATCCATGCGCTGGGCGAGAAGCTCGGCAGCGCCGCGATGATGGCGCGAGCGCTGTGCTACTCCGGCAGTGTTCACCTCGTCGTCGGACGTTTCGGTGAGGCGGTGACCGCGCTGCGCCAAGCCGTCGACTCCGCCGAGGAGCTCGGTGACCTCGTGCTGTACGCGGGGAGCCTGTCCAGGTTGGGCTCGGCCGAGTACGAACTGGGCGATCCGGCAGGCGCGCTCGACTCGCAACGCCGGGCGCTGGAGGCGTTCCCCGCGGACGGCCCGGGCTCGGTGGAACTGGAGATGCACCAGCGCTTGGCCGAAACCTGCCTGCGCGAAGGGCGGCGCAACGAGGCCCAGGAGCACTTCCGTTCGGCACTGACCCTCGCGGACCTCACCGGAACAACCGACTCGATCGGTGGGCTTCGTGAGGTGTTCCTTTAA
- a CDS encoding SAM-dependent methyltransferase: protein MTSQDPSANRRPSIPEGVALTAAAVAQERAVESAAPGALVRDPWARKLVDAAVAAAPDSSEQWRWLAEGATPGAMVPAMSGFLALRTRWIDDAVLAAVAGGARQVVVLGAGFDARALRLTWPGPVDVFTVDQPEVVAFVRHVLDGVESAPGVRWASVPADLTESWPVALRESGFAPRRSHGMDRRRIVDVPRSGGCRGAAVRRTTAVRARFRAVRRRRRPERVRGADVRFRTAGPR from the coding sequence TTGACCAGTCAAGATCCTTCGGCGAACCGGCGACCGTCGATACCGGAGGGTGTGGCCCTGACGGCCGCGGCGGTGGCTCAGGAACGCGCGGTCGAATCCGCCGCTCCCGGCGCTCTGGTGCGCGATCCGTGGGCGCGCAAGCTGGTGGACGCGGCGGTGGCGGCGGCACCGGACTCGAGCGAGCAGTGGCGGTGGCTGGCCGAGGGTGCGACTCCCGGCGCGATGGTCCCGGCGATGAGCGGCTTCCTGGCCTTGCGCACCCGCTGGATCGACGATGCGGTCCTCGCCGCCGTGGCGGGCGGAGCGCGGCAGGTCGTTGTGCTCGGCGCGGGATTCGATGCTCGCGCGCTGCGCCTCACCTGGCCGGGGCCGGTCGACGTGTTCACGGTGGACCAGCCGGAGGTGGTGGCTTTCGTCCGGCACGTGCTCGACGGCGTCGAGTCCGCGCCCGGAGTGCGCTGGGCATCGGTGCCCGCCGACCTCACGGAGTCGTGGCCGGTCGCGTTGCGGGAATCCGGGTTCGCCCCCCGACGTTCCCACGGCATGGATCGCAGAAGGATTGTTGATGTACCTCGGTCCGGGGGATGTCGAGGTGCTGCTGTCCGCCGCACGACAGCTGTCCGCGCCCGGTTCCGCGCTGTTCGCCGACGTCGCCGACCGGAGCGTGTTCGAGGCGCGGACGTTCGCTTCAGGACGGCAGGTCCTCGGTGA
- a CDS encoding WXG100 family type VII secretion target produces MTDKGEDDLIAMASDGVQNLADTATAVLGQAGPVGALAQPVVDALRNVWEGYFGSPIPEDGTNWNSYSHQQLYDMLWQGADVGDVGEVAGEWERHGTELTGHAEGLREQRGALERNWNGQAAQRAAGELGELGDRTSDIGTRAGTNGQAVREAGDALSVARDAMPPPTDSAALTGAGTSLGTAAGTVIGGVLGAGAGGIGAAPGAMMGAAVGAVAGGMASGFLANVASAEQKAQAVHVMQTYEQSLVGSSRSIASAGSTGAGGASGSAGPGEALTGPASTSSAGFSGGSPTGGGGSAGGGVPWGKLVGPGPLDTALPPGGRAGIGASALRAAAAQAAAAGAGRGAGRGGMMPGGGAGRDRDDEGAEHRNRLPMVDQRLFEVDEPVMPPVIGE; encoded by the coding sequence ATGACCGACAAGGGAGAAGACGATCTGATCGCCATGGCGTCCGACGGGGTGCAGAACCTCGCGGACACCGCGACCGCCGTGCTGGGGCAGGCGGGGCCGGTCGGAGCGCTGGCGCAGCCGGTGGTGGACGCGCTGCGCAACGTGTGGGAAGGGTACTTCGGTTCGCCGATCCCGGAGGACGGGACGAACTGGAACTCCTACTCGCACCAACAGCTCTACGACATGCTGTGGCAGGGCGCCGACGTCGGTGACGTCGGCGAGGTCGCGGGTGAGTGGGAGCGGCACGGCACCGAATTGACCGGACACGCCGAAGGGTTGCGCGAACAGCGAGGTGCGCTGGAACGCAACTGGAACGGGCAGGCCGCGCAGCGAGCCGCCGGTGAGCTGGGCGAGCTGGGGGACCGGACCTCGGACATCGGCACCCGCGCCGGCACCAACGGGCAGGCGGTGCGGGAGGCGGGCGACGCGTTGTCGGTCGCGCGGGACGCGATGCCGCCGCCGACCGATTCCGCGGCGCTCACCGGTGCCGGTACTTCGTTGGGGACCGCGGCGGGAACCGTGATCGGGGGTGTCCTCGGCGCCGGCGCGGGCGGGATCGGCGCCGCTCCGGGAGCGATGATGGGGGCCGCCGTGGGCGCGGTGGCGGGTGGCATGGCGAGCGGGTTCCTCGCGAACGTCGCGTCCGCCGAGCAGAAAGCCCAAGCCGTGCACGTGATGCAGACCTACGAGCAGAGCCTGGTCGGCAGCAGCCGGTCGATCGCATCGGCGGGTTCCACGGGCGCAGGGGGAGCGTCGGGATCCGCCGGTCCGGGTGAGGCGCTCACCGGACCCGCTTCGACGAGCTCCGCGGGGTTCTCCGGCGGATCCCCGACGGGCGGCGGTGGGTCCGCGGGCGGCGGCGTGCCGTGGGGGAAGCTCGTCGGCCCCGGGCCGCTGGATACGGCGCTGCCGCCGGGCGGACGCGCGGGGATCGGCGCCTCGGCGCTGCGCGCGGCCGCCGCGCAGGCAGCGGCGGCCGGCGCGGGACGCGGAGCAGGCCGCGGCGGGATGATGCCGGGTGGTGGCGCGGGCCGCGACCGCGATGACGAGGGCGCCGAGCACCGCAACCGGCTGCCCATGGTCGACCAGCGGCTCTTCGAGGTCGACGAGCCGGTGATGCCCCCGGTCATCGGGGAGTGA